DNA from Borreliella garinii:
TTTAACTCATTAGTATAAATCTCAATATCTGTGGCAACTCCTTTAAATCCACTCAAAGGCTGATGCAATAAATACCTGGCAAAAGGCAATGAAAATCTATTTTCTAATTTTGCAGCCAAAAAAATTAAAGCGGCAGCGCTAGCAACAAGCCCTACTCCAACTGTAAAAACTTTGGGCTTAACAAAACGGATCATATTGAAAATAGCAAACCCAGCATCAATATCACCTCCTTCTGAATCAATATACACAAATATAGGCTTTTTAAAATCTAAGGTCTCTAAGAATAATATTTTTTCTTGAAAAAGCCTAGAAACATCTTTGGTAATCTCACCAGCAATCACTATTGATCTACTCTTTAAAACTAATTTCAATGATTCATTATGCAAAACACAAATATTATCATCTTCTTTACCGGTCATAAAACATCCCTTATACAAAAACATAATGATATATTATAATTTAAAACAAAAGGTTTTTAAATGATAAAAAAGTATAAAAACTAACCAATTGCAACTAATTTCTTAAAAGCAAAAGGCTAATGAATCTTTAATTAACTTAGTTATGGTCAAAAAATACTCTAAATTTATATATAAGAAAAATCTAAAAAGGAGTTTATAATGCATTATGAATTTGCAGTTATCGGCGGAGGAATAGCAGGAAGCACCGTTACTTACGAACTACTTAAAAGAAATAAAAAAGTAATTCTTTTCGATGATGAAGATACAAAAGCAACAATAATAGCGGGCGGACTTATTAATCCTATTATGGGTAGAAAAATGAACATTGCCTGGAAAGAATCGCATATTTTTGAATTTGCAAAAAACTACTATCAAGAAATTGAAAAAACCATTAAATCCAACTTTTTCATAGAAAAAAATATCTTTAGACCCTTTACTACTGAAAATCAAAAAAATGAACTGGTTGATAAACTTGAAAACGATAAAAACATTAAAAACTTTATTTTGAAAATAAAAGATGGAAAAATTTATAATTTCTCAAACGACTCTAACGGCGGAATGATAATAAAAGGTGCTAGGATTAATACAAAAATCTATATAAAAAATATTAAAAAATATTTAATCAAAAAAAAATCATACATAAACAAAAATATCGACGAAAATAAAATTAAACTCGGAGAAAGTTTTTTTAAAATAGAAGATTTCAAGTTTGAAAAATTAATATTTGCAAAAGGGTATAAAGAAAAACTCAAAGGATTTTTTTCTTATCTCCCATTTGAACCTGCAAAAGGTGAAATCATTGTATTAGAATGCAAAAAATTAAATTTTAAAGAAGTTTACAATAGACATGTATCTTTAATTCACTTAAAAGACAACAAATTTTATCTTGGGGGCACTTACGAATGGAACACTTGGAATACACTTACAAATGAATGGGCAAAACTAGAATTATTAAAAAAATTTCAAAAAATAACAAATCTAAAATGCAAGGTCATTGATCAAAAAGCACACATAAGGCCCTCAACTCTTGACAGAGAGCCTTTCTTAGGAGAACACCCTAAGCATAAAAATATCTTCATATTAAATGGTTTTGGAACAAGAGGTATATCAATGGCACCATACTTATCCAATTTATTGATTAATAATATTGAAAAAATTGACAAAATTCCAAATCATTATAATATTAAAAGATACGCAAAATATTACAATATTTTAAATCATTCTTAAAATCAAAATTTTTACATCCATACTGACAAGCAATTAGATATCTTAATATTTCTAAAATTATGGAAAAATAATATAATGTTTAAGTTAAGCTAAAATAATTCTTATCAAAAGAGAAACTAAAAGTGAATCAAGATTTAACAAAGCAATTAAAATTAATCAAAACTTTCAAAACAAACCGGGAGAATAATCTTTGGGATTTAACATTAACATTATAGGAACTGGAGGAACAAGGCCGCTCCACAACAGATATTTGTCATCGGTGCTCATCGAATACAATGGAGACAATTTTTTATTCGATTGTGGAGAAGGAACTCAAATGTCTTTAAGAAAACAAAAAATATCTTGGCAAAAAATAAAAATGATTTGCATTACACACTTACATGCTGATCACATTACAGGACTACTTGGAATAGTAATGCTAATGTCACAAAGTGGAGAGACAAGAAAAGAGCCATTAATCATCGCTGGACCTGTTGGAATAAAAAACTATACAAAAACTAATATAGATATGCTTAAAATATATAAAAACTATGAAATAATTTATAAAGAAATAATCATAGACAAAACAGAAAAAATAATATATGAAGATAAAACAAAAAAAATTGAATACACCAGGCTAAAGCATTCAATAGAATGTGTTGGATATTTATTCATAGAAAAAGATAAACCTGGCAAATTTAATACAGAAAAAGCAGAAGAGTTAAACATTCCCAAAGGGCCTATTAGAAAAACTCTGCAAGATGGGAAAGAAATACTAATAAACGGAAAAATTATAAAGCCATCAGAAATACTTGGAGAATCTAAAAAAGGATTGAAAGTTGCGTACATTACAGATACTGGTTATTTTAAAGAGCTCATACAGCAAATCAAAAATTTCAACCTTGTAATAATTGAGAGCACATTTAAAAATGAGCTTAAAAAGGAAGCGGATAAAAAACTTCATTTAACAGCTGGTGGGGCTGCAAATATTGTTAAACAAGCAAAAGTTTTACAAACAGGCCTTATTCATTTTAGTGAAAGATATACATTAAGAAAAGATCTTGAAAACTTACTAAAGGAGGCAAAATTGGAATATCCAGATGGAGAAATTTTTTTAACAAAAGACGGAATGAGACTTGAAGCAAGCAAGAATAATTTTATTATTAAATAGGAGGGTATATGATAAATGTAGAAAAAGTTACCAAAATGTATGGTTCATTTACAGCGCTACTTAATGTTAACTTTAAGGTGGAAGAAGGCGAAGTGCTTGGCATACTTGGCCCAAACGGAGCCGGAAAGTCCACATTAATCAAAATCTTAACATCATTTCATTATCCAAGTAAAGGTAATGTAAAAATTTTTGGAAAAGACATTGTAGAACATTCAAAAGAAATATTGCAACAAATAGGATATGTTCCTGAAAAACTAGCTCTTTATCCAGAACTTTCTGTTAAAGAATATTTAAAGTTCATATCAGAAATAAAAGGTGTTAAAAAAATAAAAAAAGAAATTGACAGAGTAATAAGCATATTTAAATTAAAAGAAGTTGAAGATAAGCTGATTTCTCAACTTTCAAAAGGATTTAAGCAAAGAGTAGGAATAGCTGGTGCTTTAATAAATAATCCTAAGCTTGTAATACTTGATGAACCAACAAATGGTCTTGACCCAAATCAAATAATTGAATTTAAAGAATTTTTAAGAGAACTCGCAAAAGAAAGTACAATATTATTTTCTTCACACATACTAAGCGAAGTAGAATCTATTTGTAAAAGAATAATTATTGTCAACAACGGAGTAATTGTTGCTGATGACACAAAAGAAAATATTATTAAAAATAAACTTAAAGAGATCGAAATAGAATTAATAATTTTAAAAAAATCTGAAAATGAAAAAAAAATTTTCAATAGTAAAAATGATATTTTTACACTAATACAACTTGAAGAACACGATAAGGACTTAAACATTTCATTAAAACTATCTCAAGGCAAAACAGAAGAAGATCTCTTTAGCTACATAGTAAAAAATAATATAATCTTAAAAGCAATGATCCCAAAACATGAAAGTCTTGAAAAAATATTTAGCAAATTAACCAAGGAGAGATAAAAATGAAAATAGATTTAAAGCAATCTTTAGCTCTTTCTAAAAAAGAACTAAAAATATTATTTGGAACTCCAACTGCATACGTTGTGATGCTATTTTTTTTAACATTTATAAACTTTTCATTTATTTTTTTATCAGGATTTTTTATTAAAGACAATGCATCTCTTACCTCTTATTTCTCTTCAATGCCTATTATTTTGATGTTAGTGCTGCCAGCACTTAGTATGGGGGTGTTCTCAGAAGAACATAAAACAGGAAGCATTGAACTACTTTATGCTCTACCTCTAAGCCCTCAAGAGATAGTCTTGGGTAAATTTATTACACTCAAAATATTTACCTTAATACTATTCTCACTTACCTTACCTCTTACAATAATGACAATTTTCATGGGCGAATTTGATCTTGGAATAATATTGCTTCAATATCTGGGGATAATTCTTTATTCTCTCTCGGTGCTAAGCATGGGAACATTTATCTCCTCTATTACAAAAAGTCAAATAGTCTCTTACATAATAACCGTATTTACACTGATATTAATACTATTTTCTGGGAAATTGGTTATGATCTTTGGAAAAGAAAATATAATAGGAGAAATGCTTAATTTTATTTCAATAACTAATCACTTTAGCTATTTTAATATGGGAATACTAAACTTATCAGACTTTATTTATTTTATTACATTCACAATCACATTTCTAATGCTAAGCACACACAGCATAACGCTAAAAAAATGGAGATAAAATTATGAAAAATAAAGAAAACGAAGTTTTAAACCTAACTTTAAACCTTACAATAATCTTTTTGATTTTTTGCAATGTATCTATTTTCATTTTTAAAATAGACCTTACAAAGCACAAAGCTTTTACAATATCTAAAGTTACAAAAAATTTGTTTTCAAGTGCAAATGAAACAATATATATCACATATTACAATTCGGGAAGCCTTGAAAACTATTTTGCTTTTCCAAATCAAATAAAAAATTTTTTAATAAGTTTTTCTGATGCTTCAAAAGGCAAAGTAATTTACAAAGAGCTTGATGCTGATAAAATTTCAACACCATTAGAACACATTGGCATTCCTTCTCAACAAATCGACTTAAGAGATATTAATCAACTCTCAATACTCAAAATATATTCAGGAATTGAAATTATTTATGAAGGTCAAAGAGAAGTAATACCAGTTGTAACAGAAATCAGCAATTTAGAATATGACCTTGCAAATGGACTTGACAAGCTAATAAACAATACAAAAAAAGTTTTAGGACTTGCTTTTGGAGACAGTACTTTAAAAGAAGCACACAAAAACTTTTCTGAAATAATGAAAAAAGCATTTGGTATTGAAATAAAAGAAATAGACTTAAAAACTGAAAAATTAGAAGACATGAGAAAAGAAATCAATGGATTATTCATTATTGGTGCTAAAGAAATTGATGAAGAGATTGTAAAAAAAATTGACGATTTTATTGTTAATGATGGAAAAATATTTATTGCAACAAGCACAATTGACTACAATCCTCAAAATCCATATGGCATAACTCCTATTAAATCTAAACTATTTGATCTATTTGAAAGTTATGGTATAAAATACAACGACAATATTATTCTTGATAAAAGAGCACCTACAATCTTTTTAGGTGGCAATTTCCAAACTTACTATCCATGGGTCTTAATAGACAAAAGTAATATTGTAAAAAAAGACATACCACTACTTAAAAATTTTTATGCTGCTACAATTCCTTGGAGCAGTTCATTAGAACTTGTAAAAAAAGATGTAGCAGAAGTAAAATTTTTGCCTCTATTTGCAAGCTCCAAACAATCATGGCAAGTTAAAGAGCCTAATCTTTCAAACATATCTTTGAATGCATTCGAAGTTCCAAATAAATTTGAAGAAAATGAACTCAAAATGCTAGGATATGCAATTGAAGGAAAAATTAAAAGTCTATATAAAGAACAATATTCCAAAAATTCTAAAATAATTCTAACAGGATCAAGCATGATATTTAGTGATTATATGTACAACGGTTCTCCATCAAACTTTGAACTATCAGGAAGAATTTCGGATTATTTAATGCAAAAGGAAGAATTTTTTAATATTAAGTCCAGAGAAATACGAGCTAAATTAAAATTTACAAGCTCTTCAAACGAAATGGTCAATGCAAAGTTTTCATTAATAATTGTTAACTTAATTATTCTTCCAACAATAATATTAATATTTGGACTTGTTAGATTTACTAGAAAAAGAAAAGCAAATTAAGAATAAAGGAGTATTTATGACAAAACCAAAAATATTCTCAATCAATAAAGAAAAAATAAAAATATTGACAATAGTAGTATTAACATCTACATTCTTATTAGGAATAATTTTTTCAAATGAAAATAAAGTAGCAAGAATCCTGGAAGAAAAATTTTTCGATTTTGACTTAAATTTAATTTCTAAAATCGAAACAGAACTTGAAGGAACGCTGACAAAACTTGGTAAAGATTGGATGCTAACATACAACAAACAAAATATTCCCGTTGACAATAAAAAAGTTAATTCTCTAATCAGAGCATTAGACGAACTTCAAAAAAATAAACTTGTAAGTAGAGATCAAAAAAAGCACAAAGAATTGGGAATAGGAGAAAATCCAAGCTTCAAATTATTTGACAATAATAACAAACTATTGACAGAAATTTTTGTTGGAAAACCAGGAGAAGGCGATTCAAGATTAGCATACATTAAGGGTAGCAGCGAAAATGTTTACTTAACAAAAAATATTTTCTTATCATATAAAGGGAATTCTTATAATACATTTTCAGATACTACACTATTTCAAGAAAAAAACACAAAATTAGAAAGTTTATCATTCAAAATAATAAGAAAATTAAACAAAGAAAATGAAAATAACATAAATAATAACTATGAGATTACCACTAAAGATGGTCTTTATTTTTTAAATAACCAAAAAATGTTAAAAGAAAGGCCTTTAAATATTATTGCTGAATTTAAAGCCGATGGACTTGAAATTGACAAATCTAAAATAAATGACTATAACCTTCAATACAAGATTGAAGTCAAATGGAGCAATAAAAGTGTTAACAATATTGAAGTTTACTTTAACAAAAATGAAGAAAATGACAAAGACATATTAATCAAAAAAGATAAAGATGAATATTACTACATGACTAGCAAATGGACTTTTTTTGATGTATTTAACTTAGAAAAAAAAATAATAGAAAAAGATAATATTTCTAGCAATGATAATCAAAAAGATGAGCATGAACACCACAACAATGCAGATTAATCTTGCTATGTATTAAAAAGAATAAAAAGCAAAACATATAAAAATAAATATAATCAAAATATAACCATGAAAATAGACAACATTTTATCAAAAGATAAGATGTTGTTTCGCTTTAATGATCAATGAGTTAATCTTTTAAATTACAATAATATTTTAGATAAAGCAAAAAAATTGTTTAGCTATCAAAAATTAAGTTAAAAATTTTTATATAAAAATGAAATGGAATTTAAACTGAATAGATTCTTTAACTTTTAGTAAGTAAAAATTTAACTTTTTTTAAAACTTCATATTCTTGTTTAATTTTAAAAATATTTCTATTGGGATTTAACTCAAGCTCACTTTCTACCCTATCAATGAAATTTATTAATACGGTTTTTTCATCGCTATTTAGCACAACATTACTTAAAGATTCTTCAGCATTAAATTTGCTCACAACCTTTTCAACATCATTAAAATTGAAATGAGAAGAAGAATGATCCTCAGTTATACTTTGAGAACCAAGCTTTTCACAATTAGCAATATTATTACTTTGGTCTTGACCTGCTACATCTCTTAAACTATCCCTCAAATTTTTCTCTCCATCATTAGAAAAAGAACCTTCAATCGTTTGAGAATCTAGGTCCTTTTTTAGAATGCTTTCAAAGTCATCAAATTCTTTTAACTCAAGAGGTTCACCAGAACTCTTAAAAACCGTACAATTAGCACTATTCTCATGCTCAATATTTACATTCTTATCATTCTTATCAATTAAATCTAAATGTTGTTTATTATCTACAAAACTCTCCAATTTTTCATTATGATCGTTATTATTATTTAACTCCATATTTTCTAAGGACACATTATCGCTACCAATGTCAATGCCTTCTTTTTTAATCAAATTATTCGAAAAATTATCCGCCGTATGTAAATTGCTAGTCAAATCAAAATCTTTATCTTTATTAAATTTAACATCATGCTGAACTCCTTCACTTTCTTTTGGGGTATAATTAATACCCTCAAGTAGCGCATCTAATTCTTCTTTACCAATAGAAATATTAGGCAAATTGTCTTCTTTTTTAGAAAATGAATCGTCAATCTCAGGCGACTTTTTTTCAAAATCTTTAGAATCTGAAATAATAAAATCTCTTTGAACAAGCTTAAGCCCATTATCAATCATTTCTTTTTCAACTCTTTCAACACGAAGCTCAACATCCTTTAAACAATTAATCAACTCGCCATGTCGTTCTTTTAATATGTTATCGAGTTTTAATAGCTTTTCATCTAAAAAAAATTTAAGATTATCTGAAGCCGTAGAAACAACATCAACAGACTCATTTCTTAAAAATACTTTTTCCATATCAAAATCAACTTCCTTAGGACCTTCTTTGATAAAAAAAATACTTTTCTTCATGCTAAACTTGCTCTCCACCAAAACTACTCAATATAACTACAATCTAAATCAACTTTAACTACTTGTAAATATAGTATATTAAGAATATAATTACAAGCTATATGACCATTTATAAAAAAATTGCAATGTCTTTTTACTCAGGAATACTAAGCTACTTTATAATAGCTCCCATATTTGGAGAGAGAGGATTTGTTAATTATCAAAAACTGGATAATAACTTAACATTAATAAAAAATCACATCGAAAAACTAAAAGAAATTCAAAAAGAATTAAAAGCAAGATATATTAATTTACAAGTATCTAAATCCGAAATTCTAAAAGAAGCCAACAAGTTGGGCTACTACCCCAAAAACTCAACAGTAATAAAAACCAATAACAATAAAGATCAATATCGCCAAGGGCAAATATTAACACTACAAAATCCCATTTCCAAGAATCAAAATTTTTACTTTATATCAATAGCAATAGGTTTAATTTATTATTTTTTATCAAGTTGTATTATCCAAACCAAAAAAATCACAAAAAGCAATAAACTTGCTTCCAACAACTCTAAGGATTAGCTTTATTGAAAATATTTATTTTTAAAAATGTAATATATTTATTAATTAATTTAATTTGTGCATCATTTTTTTGCGTATCGTTAGTAAGTTTTTTTTCAAATGAACACCAGTATACTCCTTTTGTTAAAACAAATATCCTAAAAAAATACTTGCAGTACATTGGAATATGCAAAAGTATAGAAAGATATGCTTTGATACATAACTTTAACCCCAAATCAAAATTAGAAAAAAATTACTTTTTAAAGCATATAGCTGGTAATTCATATATAATATACAAAACAAAAAACGAAGGAATACTATGGGGTGATTATCGGTACTCACTACTGAGCAATGGAAAGCCAACTACTAAAATAATTTTTAAAAAAATATTCAATACTTTAAAAGTCTCAATTCCAGGAGCCCTGCTCTCTTATATTGCAGCAATAGCCCTTATTATAATTTGGAAACTTTACATAAAAAACAACTTAATAAATAATTTTTTAGAATATTTAATGCTATTACTCCACTCCATGCCAAGAAACTTAACAGTATTTTTAATATTGTCTTTAATATATTACTTAAATTTAAATCCAAAAAATTTAATAATAGGTGGATTTGCATGGTTTTTTTCATTCTTTATATTTAATTCTGTAATTTTCAAACAATCTCTTGACAAAACTTTATCAGAGTTTTACATAAAAGCTGCAAAATCAAGAGGAATAAATAAAATACAAATAATCTTAAAACATGCATTAATTCCATCAATAACGCCATTACTTACTAACATGAGACCTATTTTAACAACTGCTTTTTTTGGAGCATCAATGATTGAATCAATGTTTGAAATTGATGGAGTTGGGGCCTTATATTTAAATGCTTTAAAATTCAACGATTATGCCATTTCTAAAGATTTAATTTTTATTGGTGTTTTCATTATGCTTATTCCAAATATAATAACAGATATATTAATTTACAAAATCAACCCATACAAGGACACGCTAAGCTAATGAAACTAGATATAATAAAAAAAAATTTTTATATCGTACTATTTAGCATATTTATTGTATTGTTAATCATTGCTCCAGAACTAGTTAATGAAAATTCAAAAATTGCAATCTACAAAAAAGATCCAAATAAAATTTATTTAAAATCTACCAAAAAAATACCTATGCCACCCACAAAAGACAATCCACTAGGAATCGACAAAATGGGCAGAGATATTATGGCAAGATTAATAATTGCAACTAGAAATTCTATTCTACTTTCACTAAGCTATGCAACAATTTCTGCAATAATCGGAATCTTCATTGGAACAATAATTGGCATGATTAGTTTTGAAATTTGCATGCAAATTTCAAAACTAATCGAAGCATTACAAACGTTACCTTTTTTTTATGTTGTGTCTTTAGTTTTTTACTACTTTTTAAAACAAAAAACTTACAATATGCTTCAAACAGCAACACTATTGGCATTGATTCATGGATGGATTAGGTTTGCTTTTATTGCAAGAAACAATACGCTAATAATAAAAAATTTAGATTATGTTAAAGCCGGTGAAGCTATGGGAGCAAGCAAAATTCGAATAATATTAAGTCATATTTTTCCAGAAGTATTCTCATCAATATCATCCATAATTCCATTACAAATGGCAAGGAGTCTTACTACTTTTGAAGTAGTAAGCTTTTTACAAAAACAAGATAAAAATCTATATCCTAGCCTTGGAGAACTGCTCAACTATATGGAAATGGGCAATAAATATTTATGGATATGGATCAATCCCCTACTCATATTAATAGTCATAAACATAATACTAACAATAATAAATTTACAACTGAGAAAAAAAATGAAACATTTAATATCATATTAACTAAAAAAATTAACAAACTCTTGGAGAAAATTTTTCTAAAAAACAATTCGCGCAACTTACATTTCTAGCAGTGCAAACTTCTCTTCCATGCTTATTAATAGCCATAGAAAATCTATACTGCTTACAAGGCTCTATTCTTCTTTTTAGATCCAGTTCAATCTTAATAGGAGAATTTTCCAAAGAAAGAGCATGCCTTTTAATAACTCTGCTAAAATGAGTATCTACAATAATTGCGGGCTTATTGTAAACAGAACCAAGAATAACATTTGCTGTTTTTCGACCTACTCCGGGTAGCTTAACAAGATCAAAAATATTATTTGGAATAACGCCATTAAATTTTTCCAAAATATCAATAGAACAATTTACAATATTATTAGCTTTCCTTGAATAAAAACCAGTCTTATAAATTAATTTTTCAACATCTCTTATATTTGCTCTTGATAAACTTTCAAAATTCCCGTACCTTTCAAAAAGACATGGAGAAATTTTATTCACCAAATTATCTGTTGTTCTTGCACTTAAAATTGCCATTATTAAAAGTTCATAATTATTCTTATAATTTAAAAAAGGTTTAACATCGGGATATCTAAACAAAGTCTCATCAACAATCAAATCAAGATTAATCATAAAAAAATTATAAAACATAATAAACATAAAACAAAAAATATACAAATTAAAGGTATCTAGACCTTATTGACAAGGATTTTTCAAAATGATATACTCATCATTAGCATTTAAACTGCACCAATAGCTCAATTGGATAGAGCAACAGACTTCTAATCTGTAGGTTTTAGGTTCGAGTCCTAATTGGTGCGCTTCATTCGGGATGTGGCCTAGTGGCTAAGGCACCTGCTTTGGGAGCAGGGGATCGTGAGTTCGAATCCCACCATCCCGAAAAAAATTTAAAAAGCTAAAAACTGTGTTTTTAGCTTTTTAATAATTTATACAAATTTAATCGAATCTTAAAATTATTCAACTTTCTTTAAAGTATTTAAATCTAAAGTAATAAGACTTTTAAACTCATCCTGCAAATAAATAAAATTCTTTCTCACAGAAAAGCTAGTAAAAGGCAAAATTTTATTCTCTGAAAGAATAAACTCATCTAAATTTTTAGGAGAAAATTTAGCCAATCTCCAAACATTGCCACTATCTTTCACAACTACTAAAATCATTTTAGAGTCAACATAAAGAGATGAATTTTTATTAATCTCAAAATTAGACTCCGATATCACTTTTAAATTCTCAAGTTTATTAAGTATTTGAAGCTTGGCTTTTCCTGAATCCATTTTAATAACAACTAAATCTTTTTCACGTTCATAAATTCCATACCGCTGAATGCCTTGCTGAGTACTTTCTTTAAGTCTAACACCAGTATTCAAATCAATAAGTTGAAGCGTTCCTAAATTTGTAATAGGATCAATAACCTCTAAAAATACAGGATTACTAGAATCTATAGACATAGTAGTCAAATCTTGATTTAAAGAAGTAGGTTGACTTTTGGTTTGAGGCTTGGTTTCTTGCAAGTTAACATCTTTATTATCTATACCCTCTTTTGAATCCATATCGCTATAAGAAGGCTTATCTAATGGTGATGATTCGCTAACCTCATTGTTGTTAGACTTTGAAATTTCATTTACTCTCTTAATCTCAGAAACAGGTTTTAAATTTTTTTTACTATCTAATTTTTTATCTTCAGATAATTTTTTATCTTCCGGCCTCATAAGATTTTCGTCATTATTAAAATCAGCTAAACTTGCCTTTGATTCCTCTTTGACTATTTCTCCTTCTTTGCCTTTAATTTTTTCTTTACTAGAAACTTTAGAATTTAAATCTCGATTAAGATCTAATGCTTTAGGATCTTTACTTTTTAAAAGTTCTTCATCACTTTTTTTGATTTCAATTTGCTTTTCAATTTCTCTTTTTTGATTTTCATCGCTAGTTTCTTTAAGCTGTTCCTGCAAGTCTTCTATACTTTCTTTTATTTGTAGCTGCTTATCAACTTTAGGAGAACTTACATCACCAGGTTTTGGTAAATTCTTTTCTTTATTAATCTCGTTAATATCCTCTTGAATCTTCTCTCTAACAGTATCCCTTTGAATATCTAAATTATCTTCAGAAGAATCTAATTTTTGTTGGGCTTTATCAATATCGATTGCCTTTTTATCTAGTTCTTCCTTTTGTTTCTTTTTAGCATCAACCTGACTTTCAATCTCTTTTCTATGCTCTTCATCTGTAGCCTTTTCAAGCTGATCTCTTAAATTCTCAATAGTCTCTGTTATATTGGAATCACTTTTATGAACATTATCTAATTCAATATCAATTTTATCTTGATCTGCTTTATGAGTTTCGCCTTGAATATCTGTAATATCTCTTGCAAAGTTAACACCTGCTTCATTCTCGCTTAAAAGAGCTGCCACAACCTTATCTGTAACCAAACTGTCAATATCAATGTCAGACTCAATTTTTCCAGATAAAATATTCTTTTTAAGAGGAATAAATATTTGTGTCTTTCCAGCCCATTGACTGTACACTCTAGAAAGACCTGCATTTTCTTTAGTTAAAGACTTTAAAGCAGCCTCAATATAAACCTCTTTATAATAATTTAAATCCCCTCTATAAACAGCATTATGTATTGTAATAACCTTAGCAATTAATTCAGCACTAGATCTTTCATAATCAAAAGACTTTATCAAATACCCTGTAAGAATTCTTCTTAGATTCAATATACTGTCAAGCTGTGACTTACTACCAATAGAAAAAACATCAACGCTTGCTCTTTTATCTTGATCGTCAATAAATCTATTAATAAAATATTTACCATAATAACTTGAGTTGCTA
Protein-coding regions in this window:
- a CDS encoding septum formation initiator family protein, which gives rise to MTIYKKIAMSFYSGILSYFIIAPIFGERGFVNYQKLDNNLTLIKNHIEKLKEIQKELKARYINLQVSKSEILKEANKLGYYPKNSTVIKTNNNKDQYRQGQILTLQNPISKNQNFYFISIAIGLIYYFLSSCIIQTKKITKSNKLASNNSKD
- a CDS encoding endonuclease III domain-containing protein, producing the protein MFYNFFMINLDLIVDETLFRYPDVKPFLNYKNNYELLIMAILSARTTDNLVNKISPCLFERYGNFESLSRANIRDVEKLIYKTGFYSRKANNIVNCSIDILEKFNGVIPNNIFDLVKLPGVGRKTANVILGSVYNKPAIIVDTHFSRVIKRHALSLENSPIKIELDLKRRIEPCKQYRFSMAINKHGREVCTARNVSCANCFLEKFSPRVC
- a CDS encoding ABC transporter permease subunit; its protein translation is MKLDIIKKNFYIVLFSIFIVLLIIAPELVNENSKIAIYKKDPNKIYLKSTKKIPMPPTKDNPLGIDKMGRDIMARLIIATRNSILLSLSYATISAIIGIFIGTIIGMISFEICMQISKLIEALQTLPFFYVVSLVFYYFLKQKTYNMLQTATLLALIHGWIRFAFIARNNTLIIKNLDYVKAGEAMGASKIRIILSHIFPEVFSSISSIIPLQMARSLTTFEVVSFLQKQDKNLYPSLGELLNYMEMGNKYLWIWINPLLILIVINIILTIINLQLRKKMKHLISY
- a CDS encoding ABC transporter permease subunit; translation: MKIFIFKNVIYLLINLICASFFCVSLVSFFSNEHQYTPFVKTNILKKYLQYIGICKSIERYALIHNFNPKSKLEKNYFLKHIAGNSYIIYKTKNEGILWGDYRYSLLSNGKPTTKIIFKKIFNTLKVSIPGALLSYIAAIALIIIWKLYIKNNLINNFLEYLMLLLHSMPRNLTVFLILSLIYYLNLNPKNLIIGGFAWFFSFFIFNSVIFKQSLDKTLSEFYIKAAKSRGINKIQIILKHALIPSITPLLTNMRPILTTAFFGASMIESMFEIDGVGALYLNALKFNDYAISKDLIFIGVFIMLIPNIITDILIYKINPYKDTLS
- a CDS encoding DUF4340 domain-containing protein; this encodes MTKPKIFSINKEKIKILTIVVLTSTFLLGIIFSNENKVARILEEKFFDFDLNLISKIETELEGTLTKLGKDWMLTYNKQNIPVDNKKVNSLIRALDELQKNKLVSRDQKKHKELGIGENPSFKLFDNNNKLLTEIFVGKPGEGDSRLAYIKGSSENVYLTKNIFLSYKGNSYNTFSDTTLFQEKNTKLESLSFKIIRKLNKENENNINNNYEITTKDGLYFLNNQKMLKERPLNIIAEFKADGLEIDKSKINDYNLQYKIEVKWSNKSVNNIEVYFNKNEENDKDILIKKDKDEYYYMTSKWTFFDVFNLEKKIIEKDNISSNDNQKDEHEHHNNAD
- a CDS encoding P83/100 family protein; amino-acid sequence: MKKMLLIFSFFLISLNGFPLNSREVDKEKLKDFVNMDLEFVNYKGPYDSTNTYEQIVGIGEFLARPLINSNSNSSYYGKYFINRFIDDQDKRASVDVFSIGSKSQLDSILNLRRILTGYLIKSFDYERSSAELIAKVITIHNAVYRGDLNYYKEVYIEAALKSLTKENAGLSRVYSQWAGKTQIFIPLKKNILSGKIESDIDIDSLVTDKVVAALLSENEAGVNFARDITDIQGETHKADQDKIDIELDNVHKSDSNITETIENLRDQLEKATDEEHRKEIESQVDAKKKQKEELDKKAIDIDKAQQKLDSSEDNLDIQRDTVREKIQEDINEINKEKNLPKPGDVSSPKVDKQLQIKESIEDLQEQLKETSDENQKREIEKQIEIKKSDEELLKSKDPKALDLNRDLNSKVSSKEKIKGKEGEIVKEESKASLADFNNDENLMRPEDKKLSEDKKLDSKKNLKPVSEIKRVNEISKSNNNEVSESSPLDKPSYSDMDSKEGIDNKDVNLQETKPQTKSQPTSLNQDLTTMSIDSSNPVFLEVIDPITNLGTLQLIDLNTGVRLKESTQQGIQRYGIYEREKDLVVIKMDSGKAKLQILNKLENLKVISESNFEINKNSSLYVDSKMILVVVKDSGNVWRLAKFSPKNLDEFILSENKILPFTSFSVRKNFIYLQDEFKSLITLDLNTLKKVE